The stretch of DNA CCCATCATGGCTGAGACCATTGCATGAGGACCCATACCCCAGTGGTGTACAATCTGCATTTGAGCATGCATAGTTTACAGAGGCTGGCAGATCTTTGTACTTATCCTTTGCATCCTTGTTGAATACACACCACTGTGATGGCAAGTACTGCACCCCTTTCACTTCAGCCAGATAATTGACCTTGCCATTTCCACTGAGATCCATAGAGAACTTTGGTTTTCCATCATATGTGAATAGTCCCCAGTGACGCTCAAAGCGTCCAGGCAGAACACTCTTCTGGTTCTCATCAATCAACGCAAACAGGTAAACTTCCATGTGACCGGGTCTCAGAGGTGTCCCGACATTTTTGGCCATCTTCTTCAGAAAACCACTATAGAACCTCTGTGCATATTTGACGTTAGCATTCTTATCGCCATCCGTTGGCCAGCCAACTTCACCAACAATGATTCTCATGTCGGGCACACCAGCTTTTCTTAATGACCAGACAAGCGTGTCGAAGTTGGCGTCAAACACATTGGTGTAGACCACTCCTTGATCATACACTGGCTTGGTAGCACCATCAAAGAAGGAGAAATTCAGTGGGAAGTTGGGATTCTGGTAGAGGCTGAGAAATGGGTAGATGTTAACCACAAAGGGCGCATCATTCACATGGAGGAAATTAACAATGTCAACCATGAGGTCATTAATATCCTTGCGAAAACTCCCAGCAGATGGCACTGGTTTGTTCTCAGGGGAGCTGTAGATATCAGCATTGAGCGGCACAACTACCTTGATG from Panicum hallii strain FIL2 chromosome 3, PHallii_v3.1, whole genome shotgun sequence encodes:
- the LOC112884022 gene encoding glucan endo-1,3-beta-glucosidase 8-like, which gives rise to MAPRPAAVALAVALFLLLLPAPAAAAAAVGVNWGTMMSHPIHPSAVVEMLRANDVDRVKLFDADPWTVAALAGSGVQTMLAAPNDQLESLARDPRRARDWVRHNVTANLNAGVDVRYVAVGNEPFLKSYNGSFINITFPALKNMQKALNEAGFGQGIKVVVPLNADIYSSPENKPVPSAGSFRKDINDLMVDIVNFLHVNDAPFVVNIYPFLSLYQNPNFPLNFSFFDGATKPVYDQGVVYTNVFDANFDTLVWSLRKAGVPDMRIIVGEVGWPTDGDKNANVKYAQRFYSGFLKKMAKNVGTPLRPGHMEVYLFALIDENQKSVLPGRFERHWGLFTYDGKPKFSMDLSGNGKVNYLAEVKGVQYLPSQWCVFNKDAKDKYKDLPASVNYACSNADCTPLGYGSSCNGLSHDGNISYAFNIYFQTMDQDVRACSFGGLAKITTTNASQGGCLFPVQILSVSGRVVPLIFLPLSLVLLVSVFTLL